In Ovis aries strain OAR_USU_Benz2616 breed Rambouillet chromosome 14, ARS-UI_Ramb_v3.0, whole genome shotgun sequence, a single genomic region encodes these proteins:
- the BLOC1S3 gene encoding biogenesis of lysosome-related organelles complex 1 subunit 3 — protein MESQSRRRRPETLVQGEAAESDSDLSASSSEEEELYLGPSGPTRGRPTGLRVAGEAAETDSDPEPEPKAAPRDLPPLVVQRETAGEAWAEEEAPAPAPARSLLQLRLAESQARLDHDVAAAVSGVYRRAGRDVAALAGRLAAAQAAGLAAAHSVRLARGDLCALAERLDIVASCRLLPDIRGVPGTEPEKDPGPRA, from the coding sequence atggagtctcagagtcgtCGGCGGAGGCCTGAGACATTGGTGCAGGGGGAAGCGGCCGAGTCGGACTCAGATCTCTCTGCGTCCTCGtcggaggaggaggagctgtACCTGGGCCCCTCGGGCCCAACGCGCGGCCGCCCCACGGGACTGCGAGTGGCTGGGGAGGCTGCGGAGACCGACTCGGACCCGGAGCCGGAACCGAAGGCCGCGCCGCGGGACCTGCCTCCGCTCGTGGTGCAGCGGGAGACGGCCGGGGAGGCCTGGGCGGAGGAGGAGGCCCCGGCGCCCGCCCCTGCGCGCTCGCTGCTGCAGCTCCGGCTGGCTGAGAGCCAGGCGCGGCTGGACCATGACGTAGCGGCCGCGGTGAGCGGCGTGTACCGTCGCGCGGGCCGTGATGTGGCCGCCCTGGCCGGTAGGCTGGCGGCTGCCCAGGCGGCAGGATTAGCCGCAGCCCACAGCGTGCGCCTGGCGAGGGGGGACCTCTGCGCGCTGGCGGAGCGTCTGGACATCGTGGCCAGCTGCCGCCTGCTGCCCGACATCCGCGGTGTGCCGGGGACCGAGCCTGAAAAGGACCCGGGACCGAGAGCCTAG